In one window of Streptomyces roseofulvus DNA:
- the casB gene encoding type I-E CRISPR-associated protein Cse2/CasB — MTIPSPRTAAGLRREHLHKYVAWVTDACRDPGTRSALRAGLRRDLDHVRPMHRIVAPWLPRHRRVSETEERAFYLVASMIADRPRHTFTTEDEPAEAAEEAPPTPPVADGPGSAPVRENEDTWSEHWGRSLGHCLAQAVTEGPGREREMRVSNAEARLHLLTRQSAAGLHRHLPATVRHLRQTGIDVDWVRLMEDLIAWPAFSGRISRRWLQDYYRKTYEDQRNKSDQTDENALLDNRP, encoded by the coding sequence ATGACCATCCCGTCACCGCGAACGGCTGCCGGCCTTCGCCGAGAGCACCTGCACAAGTACGTCGCCTGGGTCACGGACGCGTGCCGCGACCCCGGTACCCGCAGCGCGCTGCGCGCGGGTCTGCGCCGGGACCTGGACCATGTGCGCCCGATGCACCGGATCGTGGCACCCTGGCTTCCCCGTCATCGCCGTGTGTCCGAGACGGAAGAGCGCGCCTTCTACCTGGTCGCGTCGATGATCGCCGACCGGCCGCGGCACACGTTCACGACCGAGGACGAACCCGCCGAGGCCGCCGAGGAAGCCCCGCCTACGCCCCCTGTCGCGGATGGCCCCGGCTCAGCCCCGGTGCGCGAGAACGAGGACACATGGTCCGAGCACTGGGGCCGGAGTCTGGGCCACTGCCTCGCGCAGGCTGTCACCGAAGGCCCCGGGCGTGAACGCGAGATGCGCGTCTCCAACGCCGAGGCCCGGCTGCACCTGCTGACCCGGCAGAGCGCCGCCGGGCTGCACCGCCACCTGCCGGCCACCGTGCGCCACCTGAGGCAGACCGGCATCGATGTCGACTGGGTCCGGCTGATGGAGGACCTGATCGCCTGGCCGGCGTTCTCAGGACGCATCAGCCGCCGCTGGCTCCAGGACTACTACCGCAAAACCTACGAAGACCAGCGCAACAAGAGCGACCAGACGGACGAGAACGCCCTCCTGGACAACAGGCCGTAA
- a CDS encoding IS5 family transposase, translating to MAKRRPYPSDLSDARWELIEPVLTAWRLERRRTALHFGRPPDRDLRDIMDAILYVDRTGVQWRYLPHDFPPWNTVYGYFAKWADEGVFVQLNGLLRQLLREKEGRNGEPSACVIDAQSVKTSTSVPASSQGIDAGKKIVGRKRSIVTDTLGLLLAVLVTAAGVQDSVAGTTLLDQVAADHPRVRKVWVDGGYRQHLVEHAATLGIDMEITARKPGTRGFTPIPKRWAVERTYGWLMLHRRLARDYETLPTRSEAMIHLAMTGLMARRLTSENAISWRDPKSTTEHPITG from the coding sequence ATGGCGAAGCGACGTCCGTATCCGAGTGATCTGTCCGATGCCCGCTGGGAGTTGATCGAGCCGGTTCTGACCGCCTGGCGTCTCGAGCGCCGGCGCACGGCTCTGCACTTCGGCCGGCCGCCCGACCGCGATCTGCGCGACATCATGGACGCGATCTTGTATGTCGACCGGACCGGGGTTCAGTGGCGCTATCTCCCGCACGACTTCCCGCCCTGGAACACCGTTTATGGCTACTTCGCCAAATGGGCCGACGAGGGCGTGTTCGTGCAGCTCAACGGCCTACTGCGTCAGCTGCTGCGTGAGAAGGAGGGCCGGAACGGCGAGCCTTCGGCGTGTGTGATCGACGCGCAGAGCGTCAAGACCTCCACCAGCGTTCCGGCCTCGAGCCAGGGCATCGATGCCGGCAAGAAGATCGTCGGCCGGAAGCGGAGCATCGTCACCGACACGCTCGGACTCCTCCTCGCCGTACTGGTCACCGCGGCCGGCGTGCAGGACTCGGTGGCCGGCACAACGCTGCTCGACCAGGTCGCCGCCGACCACCCCCGGGTCCGCAAGGTGTGGGTCGACGGCGGTTACCGACAGCACCTCGTCGAGCATGCCGCCACCCTCGGCATCGACATGGAGATCACCGCCCGCAAGCCCGGAACCAGGGGATTCACCCCGATACCGAAACGGTGGGCAGTCGAGCGAACCTACGGATGGCTCATGCTCCACCGGCGCCTGGCCCGCGACTACGAAACCCTGCCCACCCGCTCCGAAGCCATGATCCACCTCGCGATGACCGGTCTCATGGCCCGCCGCCTCACCAGCGAGAACGCCATTTCCTGGCGCGACCCGAAGAGCACCACAGAACATCCCATCACGGGATGA
- the cas2e gene encoding type I-E CRISPR-associated endoribonuclease Cas2e produces the protein MPSMIVISATAVPDHLRGALTRWLLEVTPELYIGTVSARVRDELWTSVTACTANGAAVLAYPAANEQGFTLRTTGSRRRTPIDFDGLTLMAFGKKSQEMANLF, from the coding sequence ATGCCCTCGATGATCGTCATCTCCGCCACAGCCGTACCCGACCACCTCCGCGGCGCCCTCACCCGCTGGCTCCTCGAAGTCACCCCCGAGCTGTACATCGGCACCGTCTCCGCCCGCGTCCGCGACGAACTCTGGACCTCCGTCACCGCCTGCACCGCCAACGGCGCCGCCGTCCTCGCTTATCCCGCCGCCAACGAACAAGGCTTCACCCTCCGGACCACAGGCAGCCGACGCCGTACACCCATCGACTTCGACGGGCTCACCCTGATGGCCTTCGGGAAAAAGAGTCAAGAAATGGCAAATCTCTTTTAG
- the cas1e gene encoding type I-E CRISPR-associated endonuclease Cas1e — MLPRVADSLSFLYLDIVRIHQDDTGVCAEVTSERRGTETVYLPTAALSCVLLGPGTSITARALATFARHGTTVLITGAGGVRCYAATLPDSLTTTWLEHQTRAWADDTRRLAVATAMYEKRFGPGTVPAGANFNQLRGFEGQRVKALYQLLARQYKIGRFRRAYDPDSWDTQDPVNLALSSANTCLYGIVHAAILALGCSPALGFVHNGNQQAFVYDIADLYKADLTIPLAFSLHNSPDPEAAARRSFRDGLRLFKLLPRIVTDIQTLLAPGHPTDIPDPEEQLVDLWDPTTGTVPGGTNHTPGP; from the coding sequence ATGCTGCCCCGCGTCGCCGACTCCCTCTCCTTCCTCTACCTGGACATCGTCCGCATCCACCAGGACGACACCGGAGTGTGCGCCGAAGTCACCAGCGAACGACGCGGCACCGAAACCGTCTACCTCCCCACCGCCGCCCTCTCCTGCGTCCTCCTGGGCCCCGGCACCTCCATCACCGCCCGCGCACTGGCCACCTTCGCCCGCCACGGAACCACAGTCCTGATCACCGGCGCCGGCGGCGTCCGCTGCTACGCCGCCACCCTGCCCGACTCCCTCACAACCACCTGGCTGGAACACCAGACACGAGCCTGGGCCGACGACACCCGACGACTCGCCGTCGCCACCGCCATGTACGAAAAACGCTTCGGCCCCGGCACCGTCCCCGCCGGCGCCAACTTCAACCAACTCCGCGGCTTCGAAGGACAACGCGTCAAAGCCCTCTACCAACTCCTCGCCCGCCAGTACAAGATCGGACGCTTCCGCCGCGCCTACGACCCGGACTCCTGGGACACCCAGGACCCCGTCAACCTCGCCCTGTCCTCCGCTAACACCTGCCTCTACGGCATCGTCCACGCCGCGATCCTCGCCCTCGGCTGCTCCCCCGCCCTGGGCTTCGTCCACAACGGCAACCAGCAAGCCTTCGTCTACGACATCGCCGACCTCTACAAAGCCGACCTCACCATCCCGCTCGCCTTCTCCCTCCACAACTCACCCGACCCCGAAGCCGCAGCCCGCCGCTCCTTCCGCGACGGCCTGCGGCTGTTCAAACTGCTCCCCCGCATCGTCACCGACATCCAGACCCTCCTCGCACCCGGCCACCCCACCGACATCCCCGACCCCGAAGAACAACTCGTAGACCTCTGGGACCCCACCACCGGAACCGTCCCCGGCGGCACCAACCACACCCCCGGCCCCTGA
- the casA gene encoding type I-E CRISPR-associated protein Cse1/CasA: MPARSHSTAEAPLFPVIWAPHARSSTFEPLPGMLGFRELLLRSQDITGLAVAEPPAHSALLRILYALTARVTRLDESGPGDWGERRMDVVEAGRLPAEAIEEYFATWGHRFFVFDGEGGRPWMQDPRLAEQCDAGNTAGVNKLIVTRPAGNNHSWFTHVSPLSPTLPTVSEAVLNLLVWHFYGPSGRCSAREVGGVKSASATAGPLRTALSYHPEGETLFQTLLAGLTPPEVTVRRDVDLCPWEWEELPDPETPPADRTGPLALLTACSSHALLLVADEEQPDAVADAFITWAYRGERIPRDDAYLIWQISQQGNRYPRPADSRRALWRDVDALLLYEAGGPAQPRRPKVFDTAFEVAETLRVRALGFEQEGQAKDRQFVEGSTPPLLGFVEEDAPRTEAAAGRLRQLGELYGHRLERAVRRAWSLYVDDPKAEQSTWSAEAGARYWPQAETEFWSRYRRLDRSSASLDAGLDRKATRKAFLALAERSYDTVTAPLASHVRGARAVAEARIELYGGRPPKGAGTGSAAGSRLEPTGSDQGVSV, from the coding sequence ATGCCCGCACGTTCGCACAGCACAGCGGAAGCGCCGCTCTTCCCGGTCATCTGGGCGCCGCACGCGCGAAGCAGTACCTTCGAGCCTCTTCCCGGGATGCTGGGGTTCCGTGAGCTGCTTTTGCGCAGTCAGGACATCACGGGGCTCGCGGTCGCCGAACCGCCCGCGCACTCGGCTCTGCTGCGCATCCTGTACGCCCTGACCGCGCGGGTCACCCGGCTCGACGAAAGCGGTCCCGGTGACTGGGGCGAGCGCCGCATGGACGTGGTCGAGGCGGGGAGGCTGCCCGCTGAGGCGATCGAGGAGTACTTCGCCACCTGGGGACACCGCTTCTTCGTCTTCGACGGTGAAGGGGGACGGCCCTGGATGCAGGACCCCCGCCTGGCGGAGCAGTGCGACGCCGGCAACACCGCGGGCGTGAACAAGCTGATCGTGACGCGCCCCGCAGGCAACAACCACTCCTGGTTCACCCACGTCAGCCCCCTGTCCCCCACCCTTCCGACGGTGTCGGAGGCCGTTCTCAACCTGCTGGTGTGGCACTTCTACGGGCCTTCCGGAAGGTGCTCGGCCCGTGAGGTGGGGGGTGTGAAGAGTGCCAGCGCCACCGCAGGACCGCTGCGTACGGCGTTGTCCTACCACCCCGAGGGCGAAACCCTCTTCCAGACCCTGCTGGCAGGGCTCACCCCGCCGGAGGTCACGGTCCGCCGTGATGTCGATCTGTGCCCGTGGGAGTGGGAGGAGCTGCCCGACCCCGAGACCCCGCCGGCTGACAGGACCGGTCCGCTGGCTCTGCTCACCGCCTGCTCCTCACATGCCCTGCTGCTCGTGGCGGACGAGGAACAACCGGACGCGGTGGCGGACGCGTTCATCACGTGGGCGTACCGCGGCGAGCGCATTCCCCGGGACGACGCCTATCTGATCTGGCAGATCAGCCAGCAGGGCAACCGCTACCCGCGGCCGGCGGACTCACGTCGGGCGCTGTGGCGTGATGTGGACGCCCTGCTGCTGTACGAGGCGGGCGGGCCGGCGCAACCGCGGCGGCCGAAGGTGTTCGACACCGCCTTCGAGGTCGCCGAGACCCTGCGGGTAAGAGCGCTGGGATTCGAACAGGAGGGCCAGGCCAAGGACCGGCAGTTCGTCGAGGGGTCCACTCCTCCCCTGCTGGGCTTCGTGGAGGAAGACGCCCCGCGCACCGAAGCGGCGGCGGGCCGGCTGCGTCAACTCGGCGAGTTGTACGGCCACAGGCTGGAGCGCGCGGTGCGCAGAGCCTGGTCCCTCTACGTCGACGACCCCAAGGCCGAGCAGTCCACCTGGTCCGCCGAGGCCGGCGCCCGCTACTGGCCGCAGGCAGAGACGGAATTCTGGTCGCGCTACCGCCGGCTCGACCGCTCCTCGGCCTCGCTCGACGCGGGCCTGGACCGAAAAGCCACACGCAAGGCATTCCTCGCCCTGGCAGAACGCAGCTACGACACGGTCACCGCACCCCTCGCGTCCCATGTGCGCGGTGCCAGAGCCGTGGCCGAGGCCCGTATCGAGCTCTACGGGGGCCGGCCCCCCAAGGGCGCGGGAACCGGCAGCGCTGCCGGTTCCCGCCTCGAACCCACCGGATCGGATCAGGGAGTTTCCGTATGA
- the cas6e gene encoding type I-E CRISPR-associated protein Cas6/Cse3/CasE: MTVWLTRIAPDPRSAQARNDTTGTRMGLALHQRLMALFPPDAGPDPRARFNVLFRTEDTPHGLHLLMQSTHEPDLARLPENYGTSLSRPLDALLDALRPGLTVRYRCIANAVRRPGHTTRAHYNLPAVVPLHGTAADTWWEGQAQAAGLTPHTIESVSLDAAGGRHGKRGTTTTRDLVRHARTRFDGTATIEDPELLRTKITEGIGRGKAYGCGLLTIAPARGSQ; the protein is encoded by the coding sequence GTGACCGTCTGGCTCACCCGTATCGCCCCCGACCCACGCTCGGCCCAGGCCCGCAACGACACCACCGGCACCCGCATGGGCCTCGCCCTCCACCAGCGCCTCATGGCCCTGTTCCCCCCGGACGCCGGGCCGGATCCGCGAGCCCGGTTCAACGTGCTCTTCCGCACCGAAGACACCCCCCACGGCCTGCACCTGCTGATGCAAAGCACCCACGAGCCCGACCTGGCCCGGCTCCCCGAGAACTACGGAACCAGCCTCTCCCGCCCCCTCGACGCCCTCCTCGACGCCCTGCGCCCCGGGCTCACCGTCCGCTACCGCTGCATCGCCAACGCCGTCCGCCGCCCCGGACACACCACCCGCGCCCACTACAACCTCCCCGCCGTCGTCCCCCTCCACGGCACAGCGGCCGACACCTGGTGGGAAGGACAGGCACAAGCCGCCGGCCTCACCCCCCACACCATCGAATCCGTCTCCCTCGACGCCGCCGGCGGACGCCACGGCAAACGCGGCACAACCACCACCCGCGACCTGGTCCGCCACGCCCGCACCCGCTTCGACGGCACCGCCACCATCGAAGACCCCGAACTGCTCCGCACGAAAATCACCGAAGGCATCGGACGCGGAAAAGCCTACGGATGCGGCCTGCTCACCATCGCCCCCGCCCGAGGGTCCCAGTGA
- the cas5e gene encoding type I-E CRISPR-associated protein Cas5/CasD: MSSPALPEPGLLLRLTGPLQSWGEHSHFTDRDTAAFPTRSGVIGLLAAALGRSRGQSITDLTRLSLTVRADRPGVRLRDLHTVGGGLPAKATVTTAEGKKRSGDTTTLLSHRHYLADAAFTIALTAPPAPSSTPAEHADHRDLLARCENALHFPQWPLYLGRRSCPPEGPLLVARTDDALHHLVRLPLAATAPAPSGIEFLSDRPLHTLPVPENLLTADTSDGAHPAGQATDEPLTFHTTRRTYRARPLYRRSLHLPAEQYAGLGTKQLDALAAYLSRHLPETMEGNRP; the protein is encoded by the coding sequence ATGAGCAGCCCCGCCCTGCCCGAACCCGGCCTCCTGCTGCGGCTGACGGGCCCCCTGCAGTCCTGGGGCGAGCACAGCCACTTCACCGACCGCGACACCGCCGCCTTCCCCACCCGCTCCGGGGTCATCGGACTGCTGGCCGCAGCCCTGGGCCGCAGCCGCGGCCAGTCCATCACCGACCTGACCCGCCTGTCGCTGACCGTACGGGCCGACCGGCCCGGCGTGCGCCTGCGCGACCTGCACACCGTCGGCGGCGGCCTGCCCGCCAAAGCCACCGTCACCACCGCCGAGGGCAAAAAACGCAGCGGCGACACCACCACACTCCTCAGCCACCGCCACTACCTCGCCGACGCGGCCTTCACCATCGCCCTCACCGCACCCCCCGCCCCAAGCAGCACACCCGCGGAGCACGCGGACCACCGCGACCTGCTCGCGCGCTGCGAAAACGCCCTGCACTTCCCCCAGTGGCCGCTCTACCTCGGCCGCCGCTCCTGCCCGCCGGAAGGCCCCCTCCTCGTGGCCCGTACCGACGACGCACTGCACCACCTGGTCCGCCTCCCCCTGGCCGCGACCGCCCCGGCGCCCTCCGGCATCGAGTTCCTCTCCGACCGGCCCCTGCACACCCTGCCCGTCCCCGAGAACCTGCTCACCGCCGACACGAGCGACGGCGCCCATCCCGCGGGCCAGGCCACCGACGAACCCCTCACCTTCCACACCACACGCCGCACCTACCGAGCCCGCCCCCTCTACCGGCGCTCCCTGCACCTGCCCGCCGAGCAGTACGCGGGCCTGGGCACCAAGCAGCTCGACGCCCTGGCCGCCTACCTGTCCCGCCACCTGCCGGAAACCATGGAAGGAAACCGTCCGTGA
- the cas7e gene encoding type I-E CRISPR-associated protein Cas7/Cse4/CasC, with protein sequence MTPNTARFIDVHVLHPVPFSNLNRDDANAVKTVQYGGTLRTRVSSQCWKRAAREDFQTHIGQAALRTRRIGERVTSELQERGWPADLALRAGGHLAAGSSIKFELAKTKDKEIIPNKVLTNAMVYVPETAVGELADLAEEFRPLLEAAKDIKKPADKSVLPKERIETVLRSRNGVINLFGRMLAEVDEAGVDGAVQVAHALTTHTTDVEVDYFSAVDDITAAWKDSTGSGHMGHAEYSAGTFYRFATIDLRDLSANIGDEPDALRELTSAFLSAFIESVPRAKKNSTAPHTLPSLIHVSVRTDRPVSYAAAFEKPVRATETSGFAEPSADHLSTYAQAANAMLGNSRILTCGFTSTTSKDLPGLGIRYGSLDELLETTLATALTPAPAGTSA encoded by the coding sequence ATGACACCGAACACCGCCCGCTTCATCGACGTCCACGTCCTTCACCCCGTCCCGTTCTCGAACCTCAACCGGGACGACGCCAACGCCGTCAAGACCGTGCAGTACGGCGGCACGCTGCGCACGCGGGTCAGCAGCCAGTGCTGGAAGCGCGCGGCACGCGAGGACTTCCAGACGCACATCGGCCAGGCCGCCCTGCGCACCCGGCGCATCGGCGAGCGGGTCACGAGCGAACTGCAGGAGCGGGGGTGGCCAGCCGACCTGGCGCTGCGGGCCGGCGGTCACCTCGCGGCGGGCAGCAGCATCAAGTTCGAACTGGCCAAGACCAAGGACAAGGAGATCATCCCCAACAAGGTCCTGACCAACGCCATGGTCTACGTCCCCGAGACGGCCGTCGGCGAACTCGCGGACCTCGCCGAAGAGTTCCGCCCGCTGCTGGAAGCGGCCAAGGACATCAAGAAGCCCGCAGACAAGAGCGTGCTGCCCAAGGAGCGCATCGAGACGGTCCTGCGCTCCCGCAACGGAGTCATCAACCTCTTCGGCCGGATGCTCGCCGAGGTCGACGAAGCCGGCGTCGACGGCGCCGTCCAGGTCGCCCACGCCCTGACCACCCACACCACCGATGTCGAGGTGGACTACTTCAGCGCGGTCGACGACATCACCGCCGCCTGGAAGGACAGCACCGGCAGCGGCCACATGGGGCACGCCGAGTACAGCGCCGGCACCTTCTACCGGTTCGCCACCATCGACCTGCGCGACCTGTCGGCGAACATCGGCGACGAGCCGGACGCACTGCGCGAGCTCACCAGCGCTTTCCTGTCCGCCTTCATCGAATCGGTGCCGCGCGCCAAGAAGAACTCCACCGCGCCGCACACCCTGCCCAGCCTCATCCACGTCTCCGTCCGCACCGACCGCCCCGTCTCCTACGCTGCAGCCTTCGAAAAGCCCGTCCGCGCCACCGAAACCAGCGGTTTCGCCGAACCCTCCGCCGACCACCTCAGCACCTACGCCCAGGCGGCCAACGCCATGCTCGGCAACAGCCGGATCCTCACCTGCGGCTTCACCAGCACCACCTCCAAGGACCTGCCCGGTCTCGGCATCCGCTACGGCTCCCTCGACGAGCTCCTGGAGACCACCCTGGCCACCGCCCTCACCCCCGCACCGGCCGGAACCAGCGCATGA
- a CDS encoding IS5 family transposase (programmed frameshift): MLVGPFVGKRNSRPWIVSDELWLLIEPLLPVPAPKLVAGRPRVPDRKALCGILFVLHTGIQWEYLPQELGFGSGMTCWRRLAAWNEAGVWDRLHVVLLTKLRSAKQLDWSRAVIDSSHVRAARRGPKSGPSPVDRARPGSKHHVLVDGQGIPLAVSLTGGNRNDVTQLMPLLARIPSVAGLVGRPRRRPDTLLADRGYDHDKYRRLVWAQGVKPVIARRGVPHGSGLGVHRWVVERTIAWLHGFRRLRIRWERRDDIHEAFLGLATCLITHRHVQRLC, encoded by the exons ATGCTCGTTGGTCCGTTCGTGGGGAAGAGGAACTCTCGGCCGTGGATCGTTTCGGACGAACTGTGGCTGCTGATCGAGCCGTTGCTGCCAGTCCCGGCGCCGAAGCTGGTGGCGGGGCGCCCGCGGGTTCCTGACCGGAAGGCTCTGTGCGGGATCCTCTTCGTGCTTCACACGGGGATCCAGTGGGAGTACTTGCCCCAGGAGCTCGGCTTCGGCTCCGGCATGACGTGTTGGCGGCGGCTTGCCGCATGGAACGAGGCGGGTGTGTGGGACCGGCTCCATGTCGTTCTGCTGACGAAGTTGCGGTCGGCGAAGCAGCTCGACTGGTCCCGGGCGGTGATCGACTCCAGTCATGTCAGGGCCGCTCGGCGCGGCC CCAAAAGCGGACCCAGCCCGGTCGACCGCGCACGTCCGGGCAGCAAGCATCACGTCCTCGTCGACGGACAGGGCATCCCGCTCGCCGTGTCGCTGACCGGCGGCAACCGCAACGACGTGACGCAGTTGATGCCCCTGCTCGCGAGGATCCCGTCCGTCGCCGGCCTGGTCGGACGGCCGCGACGACGACCGGACACACTGCTGGCCGACCGCGGCTACGACCACGACAAATACCGCCGCCTCGTCTGGGCCCAGGGCGTCAAACCGGTGATCGCCCGACGCGGTGTCCCACACGGCTCGGGCCTCGGCGTCCACCGCTGGGTCGTTGAACGCACCATCGCCTGGCTCCACGGATTCCGCCGCCTGCGCATCCGATGGGAACGACGCGACGACATCCACGAAGCCTTCCTCGGCCTCGCCACCTGTCTCATCACCCACCGACACGTCCAACGCCTTTGTTAG